A genomic window from Mesosutterella faecium includes:
- the istA gene encoding IS21 family transposase, which yields MKHRKHQSIIGTVQLTCPEKMLTEIEVKLITDLAKAHRSIKAIARQLHISRNTVRRYLRGRAPTGQGRSEAMKWLNDNRSRVRELFFTDEGNCAVVQRDLESSSTQKINLRQIQRFCRPFRRQIKEVQAFCRYETAPGQQMQIDFGEQDVMIASQPVHIHFFVAVLGFSRRIFTKAYSHENQAAWFDGIESAFSFFGGVPVSLLSDNCRSLVTEHRRKGRVELTEGYLYFCRQWAVKPIVSTPYHPQSKGKVERCVRYVKENALAGKKFKSLQELNQWLETWSLTYADQRHLNDFLKDIRTPKERFAIEKKTLRPIDGHPKVANVREETRKVDAAGLIRVDGNAYQLAKGLAHKEVQLLIDESSISVSRKGQFVIELDKAKSVYKPEQQRETPLGKKLQPLPEVKPEFKQNRLSRALITYSNVAGGTWS from the coding sequence ATGAAGCATAGAAAGCATCAGAGCATCATTGGGACAGTCCAACTAACTTGCCCTGAAAAGATGCTCACAGAGATAGAGGTTAAATTAATCACGGATTTGGCCAAAGCGCACCGCTCAATTAAAGCGATTGCCCGCCAGCTCCACATTTCAAGAAACACAGTGCGCCGGTATTTGAGGGGCCGGGCTCCGACCGGCCAAGGCCGGTCAGAAGCCATGAAATGGCTAAACGACAACCGTTCCAGGGTTCGAGAGCTGTTTTTCACAGATGAAGGCAACTGTGCTGTTGTCCAGCGGGATCTTGAATCCTCCAGCACCCAAAAGATCAATCTGCGCCAGATCCAGCGCTTTTGCCGGCCTTTCAGGCGTCAGATTAAAGAGGTACAGGCTTTCTGCCGCTATGAAACAGCACCCGGGCAGCAAATGCAGATTGATTTTGGGGAACAGGACGTGATGATTGCATCACAGCCTGTCCATATCCATTTCTTCGTAGCTGTGCTTGGCTTTTCCAGAAGGATCTTCACTAAGGCTTACAGCCATGAAAACCAAGCGGCCTGGTTTGACGGCATTGAGTCTGCATTTTCCTTTTTTGGCGGCGTTCCTGTCAGTCTGCTCAGCGACAACTGCAGGAGCCTGGTGACGGAGCACCGCCGGAAGGGACGGGTTGAGCTCACGGAAGGCTACCTCTATTTCTGCCGCCAGTGGGCTGTCAAGCCCATTGTCAGTACTCCATACCACCCCCAGAGCAAAGGCAAGGTCGAGCGCTGCGTCCGATATGTCAAAGAAAATGCTTTGGCTGGGAAAAAATTCAAATCTCTGCAGGAGCTGAACCAATGGCTGGAAACCTGGTCTCTGACGTACGCAGACCAACGGCACCTAAATGACTTCCTCAAAGACATCAGGACACCCAAAGAACGGTTTGCCATTGAGAAGAAAACACTGCGTCCCATCGATGGCCATCCGAAAGTGGCCAATGTCAGGGAAGAGACCAGAAAGGTCGACGCTGCGGGCCTTATCCGCGTCGATGGCAACGCCTACCAGCTGGCGAAAGGGCTAGCTCACAAAGAGGTCCAACTCCTGATAGATGAAAGCTCAATCTCCGTTTCCAGAAAAGGACAGTTTGTCATCGAGTTGGATAAGGCGAAGTCAGTATACAAGCCTGAGCAGCAACGTGAAACGCCCTTAGGAAAAAAACTCCAGCCTCTTCCGGAAGTTAAGCCGGAGTTCAAACAAAACCGTTTATCCCGCGCATTAATAACCTACTCCAATGTAGCCGGAGGAACCTGGTCATGA
- a CDS encoding aldo/keto reductase: protein MDYVTLRTGARMPMIGYGVCQIPPRETARLVSEALEAGYRHLDTAQSYRNEEGVGAAAAASGIPRGELFLTTKVWPGFYGEQETRAAVLRSLDKLRTGYLDLVLLHQPYGDHYGAWRALEALYREGAVRAAGVSKFYPDRLADLCGFAEIPPMVNQVETHPLFQQRGARELMRRLGVVHESWAPFGESRGGLFENETLHSIAGRPGRSTAQVMLRWQL, encoded by the coding sequence ATGGACTATGTCACCCTCAGGACCGGCGCCCGGATGCCGATGATCGGCTACGGGGTCTGCCAGATCCCCCCGCGCGAGACCGCCCGTCTCGTCTCCGAAGCGCTCGAGGCGGGCTACAGGCACCTTGACACCGCGCAGAGCTACCGCAACGAGGAAGGCGTGGGGGCGGCGGCCGCGGCTTCCGGCATTCCCCGCGGCGAGCTTTTTCTCACCACCAAGGTCTGGCCCGGCTTCTACGGCGAGCAGGAAACCCGCGCCGCGGTGCTCAGGTCGCTCGATAAGCTGCGCACGGGCTACCTCGACCTCGTGCTCCTGCACCAGCCCTACGGGGACCATTACGGCGCCTGGCGGGCGCTTGAGGCGCTCTACCGCGAGGGCGCCGTGCGCGCGGCCGGGGTCTCCAAATTCTATCCCGACCGGCTCGCCGACCTGTGCGGGTTCGCCGAGATCCCGCCCATGGTGAACCAGGTGGAGACCCATCCCCTCTTTCAGCAGCGCGGGGCCCGCGAGCTGATGCGGCGGCTCGGCGTCGTCCACGAGTCCTGGGCTCCGTTCGGCGAGAGCCGCGGCGGTCTGTTTGAAAACGAGACTCTTCACTCAATCGCGGGGCGGCCCGGCCGCAGCACGGCCCAGGTGATGCTGCGCTGGCAGCTGTAG
- the purB gene encoding adenylosuccinate lyase: MPSTVIDSQIHGCMFSTDEMREIFSDKSWAQKWLDTEAALAEAQAELGVIPREKADIIRKYARAELLDIPSIGEFYKSSITIVPLLKAFKAVLPERAGEFVHWGATSQDIVDTGLVLLERDAYRVILRDMKLCLRYCLDLARKYRSTPMAGRTHVVHAIPITFGYKAAVWADELGRDIERLEEMAGRVFVGEMAGAVGTLASQPEHGLETQKRMFRILGLGVPTIAWHVARDSQAEFTSNLALCAGTLGRICHEILSLQRTEILELEEPFFMGKIGSSTMPHKRNPAVLENVLALLRSVRSIAPAVTESMVSENERDWGCFLTEWEAIPRACHLMGAALAKSKNILKNLIVYPKHMERNLFAQKSLMMSECVMMHLARRLGRMTAHGIVYKACMEAYEKEIPLKDVLMRTPEVEAAFTEEEVDAMLNPHSYLGLAPQFADRVVEKWSAKASEAEEPAF, from the coding sequence ATGCCGTCAACCGTTATCGACAGCCAGATCCACGGCTGCATGTTCAGCACCGATGAGATGCGCGAGATTTTCTCCGACAAGTCCTGGGCCCAGAAGTGGCTCGACACGGAGGCGGCGCTTGCCGAGGCGCAGGCCGAGCTCGGGGTGATCCCGCGCGAGAAGGCCGACATCATCAGGAAGTACGCGAGGGCCGAGCTCCTCGACATCCCCTCGATCGGCGAGTTCTACAAGAGCTCGATCACGATCGTGCCGCTGCTCAAGGCCTTCAAGGCGGTGCTGCCGGAGCGCGCCGGAGAGTTCGTGCACTGGGGGGCGACGAGCCAGGACATCGTCGACACCGGCCTGGTGCTGCTCGAACGCGACGCATACCGGGTGATCCTGCGCGACATGAAGCTCTGCCTGCGCTACTGCCTCGATCTCGCCCGCAAATACCGGTCGACCCCGATGGCCGGCCGCACGCACGTCGTGCACGCCATTCCGATCACCTTCGGCTACAAGGCCGCGGTCTGGGCCGACGAGCTCGGGCGCGACATCGAGCGGCTCGAGGAGATGGCCGGCCGCGTCTTCGTGGGCGAGATGGCGGGCGCCGTGGGCACCCTCGCCTCCCAGCCCGAGCACGGACTGGAGACCCAGAAGCGCATGTTCAGGATCCTGGGCCTGGGCGTCCCCACGATCGCCTGGCACGTGGCGCGCGACTCGCAGGCCGAGTTCACCTCGAACCTCGCGCTTTGCGCGGGCACGCTCGGGCGCATCTGCCACGAGATCCTGTCGCTGCAGCGCACCGAGATCCTCGAGCTCGAGGAGCCCTTCTTCATGGGCAAGATCGGGTCGTCCACGATGCCCCACAAGCGCAACCCCGCGGTGCTCGAGAACGTGCTCGCGCTGCTGCGCAGCGTCCGCAGCATCGCCCCGGCCGTCACCGAGTCGATGGTGAGCGAGAACGAGCGCGACTGGGGGTGCTTCCTCACCGAGTGGGAGGCCATCCCCCGCGCCTGCCACCTCATGGGGGCGGCCCTCGCGAAGTCGAAGAACATCCTGAAGAACCTCATCGTCTACCCGAAGCACATGGAGCGCAACCTCTTCGCCCAGAAGAGCCTCATGATGAGCGAGTGCGTGATGATGCACCTCGCGCGCAGGCTCGGCCGCATGACCGCCCACGGCATCGTCTACAAGGCCTGCATGGAGGCCTACGAGAAGGAGATCCCGCTCAAGGACGTGCTGATGAGGACCCCGGAGGTGGAGGCGGCCTTCACCGAGGAGGAGGTCGACGCGATGCTCAACCCGCACAGCTACCTCGGGCTCGCCCCGCAGTTCGCCGACCGCGTGGTCGAGAAGTGGAGCGCGAAGGCCTCTGAGGCCGAAGAGCCTGCCTTCTGA
- the istB gene encoding IS21-like element helper ATPase IstB, which translates to MRTRATDERLSQMAARLRLVYMRDHLTEMLEAASGAKMTPRETLEYVLSKEVDQRESNRIKLSTMAAHFPRACTLESFDFSAQPSLDPGVIRELAKMEWVDSGENVLFLGPPGVGKTHLAIALGRRAVQKGQNVLFISASHLMAGLQKANKEGTLNEKLSSLYKPKLLIIDEVGYLPFSAQTSNLFFQLVSRRYEHKSILITCNRSLNDWGMIFGDPTVAAAILDRLLHHCTPVTIVGDSYRIREAQKLKLLGDHNA; encoded by the coding sequence ATGAGGACACGTGCCACGGATGAGCGGCTGAGCCAGATGGCAGCTCGTCTGCGCCTGGTTTATATGCGCGATCACCTTACCGAAATGCTGGAAGCTGCCTCCGGCGCAAAAATGACACCTCGGGAAACGCTTGAGTATGTTTTGTCCAAAGAAGTGGACCAAAGAGAATCCAACCGAATCAAGCTTTCAACCATGGCCGCACATTTTCCCAGGGCATGCACTCTGGAGAGCTTTGACTTCAGTGCCCAGCCTTCGCTGGATCCAGGTGTTATCCGAGAGCTTGCGAAAATGGAATGGGTCGATTCTGGTGAAAATGTCCTGTTTCTTGGGCCTCCGGGCGTAGGGAAGACCCATTTGGCCATCGCTCTTGGGCGTCGTGCAGTCCAAAAGGGCCAGAATGTGTTGTTCATCAGCGCATCCCACCTGATGGCCGGACTGCAGAAGGCTAATAAAGAAGGCACGCTTAACGAAAAGCTGTCCTCGCTTTATAAGCCGAAGCTACTGATCATTGATGAAGTCGGCTATCTGCCATTCTCTGCCCAAACCTCGAACCTGTTCTTCCAACTCGTCAGCAGGCGTTACGAGCATAAAAGCATCCTGATCACCTGCAACAGGTCGCTGAATGACTGGGGAATGATCTTTGGGGATCCAACTGTAGCTGCCGCCATTTTGGACAGGCTGCTTCATCATTGCACGCCTGTCACCATTGTCGGAGATAGTTATCGGATACGAGAGGCTCAGAAGTTAAAGCTTCTGGGTGATCACAACGCTTAA
- a CDS encoding LysR family transcriptional regulator, protein MLDYEEMRYLVEFSRLGTLSEVAKRCHISQPTVTRAMKKAEEEIGVSLFEHRRNRLDLNENGRLAASELQQLLQQWDEAYRRVREFDRSHRVISIGSCAAVQIPGLVARLSQAAPDAPISTETAAVPDLTAGLEAGRYRLVVLPFRPKDPELYSEKVGSEQLMLLVPPEHRLAGRASVALKDLEGETMLLYTHIGFWSELVRNKMPGTRFLLQSDRRTLLDLIARTGLPAFTTDIANLSRSLEGRVCVPFSDPEARADYYLVCRRDYWRQLRL, encoded by the coding sequence ATGCTCGACTACGAAGAAATGCGCTATCTGGTGGAGTTCTCGCGGCTGGGAACCCTCTCGGAGGTGGCGAAGCGCTGCCACATCTCCCAGCCCACGGTGACCCGGGCCATGAAGAAGGCCGAGGAGGAGATCGGGGTGAGCCTCTTCGAGCACCGCAGGAACCGGCTTGACTTGAACGAGAACGGGCGGCTCGCGGCCTCGGAGCTGCAGCAGCTGCTGCAGCAGTGGGACGAGGCCTACCGCAGGGTGCGCGAGTTCGACCGCTCGCACCGCGTGATTTCGATCGGCTCGTGCGCCGCGGTCCAGATCCCGGGGCTCGTCGCGCGGCTCTCCCAGGCCGCGCCCGACGCGCCGATCAGCACCGAGACCGCCGCGGTGCCCGATCTCACCGCGGGGCTCGAGGCCGGCCGCTACCGGCTCGTGGTCCTCCCCTTCCGCCCGAAGGACCCGGAGCTCTACAGCGAAAAGGTGGGCAGCGAGCAGCTCATGCTTCTCGTGCCCCCGGAGCACCGCCTCGCGGGCCGCGCTTCCGTTGCGCTCAAAGACCTCGAAGGCGAGACGATGCTGCTCTACACGCACATCGGCTTCTGGTCGGAGCTCGTGCGGAACAAAATGCCCGGAACCCGCTTCCTGCTGCAGAGCGACCGCAGGACGCTGCTCGACCTCATCGCGCGCACCGGGCTGCCCGCCTTCACCACCGACATCGCCAACCTCTCCCGCAGCCTCGAAGGCCGGGTCTGCGTCCCTTTTTCCGACCCGGAGGCCCGGGCCGACTACTACCTCGTGTGCCGCAGGGACTACTGGCGGCAGCTGCGCCTCTAA
- a CDS encoding LysR family transcriptional regulator: protein MQQAEKDISRQQLELFRALWVKRSLTEAAALLGVHVPKASRILKSLRETLGDELFVRVGSVMAPTKAAEELWPYVQDSLAALERLLKPQVFDPRQLKKTFAVIVFDQPLSRFGPVLVDELSVTAPGCRVVFLAPGSDWQEMLSDGRADVAISPSGNIRSGFEQLVASHCSYSITLRPGHPLLSLKRVRAADLEQYPECIVMASRLRGRQFMRDSTSPDNFVVVPDALAAPVFLLKTDAWMVACTLTSEQMFKAFFHLETIPFPEDFKPFAAPPSIKIVWHSRFSRDPAQQWFRGVLANSIKSVCGKDPWVNPMTWTPLEFRKKA, encoded by the coding sequence ATGCAGCAGGCGGAAAAAGACATTTCAAGGCAGCAGCTCGAGCTTTTCCGGGCGCTCTGGGTGAAGCGGTCGCTTACCGAGGCCGCGGCGCTCCTTGGAGTGCACGTGCCCAAGGCCTCGCGCATCCTCAAGTCGCTGCGGGAGACCCTGGGCGACGAGCTTTTCGTGCGCGTGGGCAGCGTGATGGCGCCCACGAAGGCGGCCGAGGAGCTCTGGCCCTACGTCCAGGACAGCCTCGCCGCGCTCGAGCGGCTGCTCAAGCCCCAGGTCTTCGACCCGCGGCAGCTGAAGAAAACCTTCGCCGTGATCGTGTTCGACCAGCCGCTGTCGCGCTTCGGGCCGGTGCTGGTCGACGAGCTTTCGGTCACGGCTCCGGGCTGCCGGGTCGTCTTCCTCGCCCCGGGCAGCGACTGGCAGGAGATGCTCTCCGACGGGCGCGCCGACGTGGCGATCTCGCCCTCGGGCAACATCCGCAGCGGCTTCGAGCAGCTCGTCGCATCGCACTGCAGCTATTCGATCACGCTGCGCCCCGGGCACCCGCTGCTCTCGCTCAAGCGGGTGCGGGCAGCCGACCTCGAGCAGTATCCCGAGTGCATCGTGATGGCCTCGAGGCTGCGCGGCCGGCAGTTCATGAGGGACAGCACGAGCCCCGACAACTTCGTGGTGGTGCCCGACGCCCTGGCCGCTCCGGTGTTCCTTCTGAAGACCGACGCCTGGATGGTGGCCTGCACGCTCACCTCCGAGCAGATGTTCAAGGCGTTCTTCCACCTGGAGACGATCCCCTTTCCCGAGGACTTCAAGCCTTTCGCGGCCCCGCCCAGCATCAAGATCGTCTGGCACAGCCGCTTCAGCCGGGACCCGGCCCAGCAGTGGTTCCGCGGGGTGCTCGCCAACTCGATCAAGAGCGTGTGCGGCAAGGACCCGTGGGTGAACCCGATGACCTGGACTCCGCTCGAGTTTCGGAAAAAGGCCTGA
- a CDS encoding MmgE/PrpD family protein — MEEKFSPSQACAAFAAGLRYEDIPEKVLDLIKRDLLDWAGCAIKGSRDRSSQPIRTVKALLGGAPQAGVFGDPALTDMRTAATENGYFGHIFEMDDVDRESISHPATVVMPPALAAAQYYGRSGREILTAIVAGFEVMLRIGAAITPAHYKIFHTTSTTGVFGAAASAGRILRLAPERMLWALGNAGTLACGLWQFNPDGAMSKFIHAGGAAGNGLWVALLAQNGFSGASHILEGPQGFFAGFARQEVNMELFRDFGQRWRAGTVSFKPYPCCRHTHSAIDAALEIRRQLLQQPGDRIAKLTAHTYGTALSIAGKTRPKTGRDAKFSLSYCIASAILRGTPAEASFSQQATEDPELRALLERITVIDDPKLDACVPHNWPSRIEAVTESGRELTAQVQAPKGDPENEISWAECETKFRTMTLDILTEKQQDAVIGYAKGFDSVADFSRENLFRLANG; from the coding sequence ATGGAAGAAAAATTCAGCCCGTCCCAGGCCTGCGCCGCCTTTGCGGCGGGCCTGCGCTATGAAGACATTCCCGAAAAAGTGCTCGACCTCATCAAGCGCGACCTGCTCGACTGGGCGGGCTGCGCGATCAAGGGCTCGCGCGACCGCTCCTCCCAGCCGATCAGAACCGTGAAGGCCCTTTTGGGCGGCGCCCCCCAGGCGGGCGTCTTCGGCGACCCGGCGCTCACCGACATGAGGACCGCGGCAACCGAAAACGGCTACTTCGGCCACATCTTCGAGATGGACGACGTGGACCGCGAGTCCATCTCGCACCCGGCCACCGTCGTGATGCCGCCGGCCCTTGCGGCCGCCCAGTACTACGGGCGCAGCGGGCGCGAGATCCTCACCGCCATCGTGGCCGGGTTCGAGGTGATGCTGCGCATCGGCGCCGCGATCACCCCGGCGCACTACAAGATCTTCCACACCACCTCCACCACTGGCGTCTTCGGCGCCGCGGCCTCCGCGGGCCGGATCCTCAGGCTCGCGCCCGAGCGCATGCTCTGGGCGCTCGGCAACGCGGGTACGCTCGCCTGCGGGCTGTGGCAGTTCAACCCCGATGGCGCGATGAGCAAGTTCATCCACGCGGGCGGGGCCGCCGGCAACGGCCTGTGGGTCGCCCTTCTCGCGCAAAACGGTTTTTCCGGCGCCTCGCACATCCTCGAGGGCCCCCAGGGGTTCTTCGCGGGCTTCGCCCGCCAGGAGGTGAACATGGAGCTCTTCCGCGACTTCGGGCAGCGCTGGAGGGCGGGCACCGTCTCCTTCAAGCCCTACCCCTGCTGCCGCCACACGCACTCGGCGATCGACGCCGCGCTTGAAATCAGAAGGCAGCTGCTCCAGCAGCCCGGCGACCGCATCGCAAAGCTCACGGCTCACACTTACGGCACGGCCCTTTCCATTGCCGGCAAGACCCGCCCGAAGACGGGCCGGGACGCGAAGTTCTCGCTCTCCTACTGCATCGCGAGCGCGATCCTGCGGGGCACCCCTGCCGAGGCCTCCTTCAGCCAGCAGGCGACCGAGGACCCGGAGCTGCGCGCGCTGCTCGAGCGCATCACCGTGATCGACGACCCGAAGCTCGACGCCTGCGTGCCGCACAACTGGCCCTCCAGGATCGAAGCGGTCACCGAAAGCGGCCGCGAGCTCACGGCCCAGGTCCAGGCCCCGAAGGGCGACCCCGAAAACGAAATCAGCTGGGCGGAGTGCGAGACGAAGTTCCGCACGATGACGCTCGACATCCTCACGGAGAAGCAGCAGGACGCCGTGATCGGCTACGCGAAGGGGTTCGACTCTGTCGCGGACTTCTCGCGCGAGAACCTCTTCCGGCTCGCAAACGGCTGA
- the nrdD gene encoding anaerobic ribonucleoside-triphosphate reductase, whose translation MVQVIKKDGSLENFIPSKISVAANKAAFRCDKKFTEQQQAQIVEAVLKKLGGRDKTTVSDLHEIVIATLGSLGYVDVAQSYAEYRYYKTQYAKTFEKLRQDADDVLHLGDRENANFDSALVSTKGSLIKGYLTKSLYKQFYLSKQEKALTERGDIYIHDLRDMILGSVNCCLFDIGRVLKGGFEMSNVEYTEPKSVLSALQVVGDLTLVATAQQFGGFTLPELDKVLLPYTLKTYRSALERYRGLGLSEDKCLEQAEKDTRRELEQGFQSLELKLNTVPSSRGDFAFTTVTFGQWSITKTTHEERKWLEAIDETLLRTRRNGHGKNHQPVVFPKLVYLYDENQVKNDDSGYSQKLYEEGIRTSAQCMYPDWLSLSSKYGTVSHEFQTHGEIISPMGCRAYLSPWANEKGEYISVGRCNIGAVSINFPLIIKYTQVNYPDSWRERFWVELDQRLEVIRAFLKKRYDVIRHQKCSSNPLAFTQGGFYEGTKDPDDEVGDLVRYMTASFGVAALDESTYLWTGRRLVEDEGRFGSEILNHLKAKIAQFKKEDGYLYAIYGTPAESYSGTQARQYDAYCRSVGVDNVFAHTKHYNKDYFSNSFHANVTEDITPFEKQDAEFRNFHLCEGGHIQYVRLDNPENTEAVKAVIERGMEDGFYQGVNFDAAYCHDCGTHSTNVLNVCPHCGSRNITVISRVCGYLGYTNVNGKSRMNDSKRLEISQRVSM comes from the coding sequence ATGGTACAGGTCATCAAGAAAGACGGTTCCCTCGAGAACTTCATCCCCTCGAAAATCTCGGTCGCGGCCAACAAGGCCGCCTTCCGCTGCGACAAGAAGTTCACCGAGCAGCAGCAGGCGCAGATCGTCGAGGCGGTGCTGAAGAAGCTCGGCGGCCGGGACAAGACCACCGTCTCCGACCTGCACGAAATCGTGATCGCGACCCTGGGGTCGCTCGGCTATGTCGACGTCGCGCAGTCCTACGCCGAATACCGCTACTACAAGACCCAGTACGCGAAGACCTTCGAGAAGCTACGCCAGGACGCCGACGACGTGCTGCACCTGGGCGACCGCGAGAACGCGAACTTCGACTCCGCGCTCGTCTCGACGAAGGGCTCGCTCATCAAGGGCTACCTCACGAAGTCCCTCTACAAGCAGTTCTACCTCTCCAAGCAGGAGAAGGCCCTGACCGAGCGCGGCGACATCTACATCCACGACCTCCGGGACATGATCCTGGGGAGCGTGAACTGCTGCCTCTTTGACATCGGCCGCGTCCTCAAGGGGGGCTTCGAGATGTCGAACGTCGAGTACACGGAGCCGAAGTCGGTGCTCTCGGCGCTGCAGGTCGTGGGCGACCTCACGCTCGTGGCGACCGCGCAGCAGTTCGGGGGCTTTACGCTGCCCGAGCTCGACAAGGTGCTGCTGCCCTACACGCTCAAGACCTACCGGAGCGCCCTCGAACGCTACAGGGGGCTGGGGCTCTCCGAGGACAAGTGCCTCGAGCAGGCCGAGAAGGACACCCGCCGCGAGCTCGAGCAGGGCTTCCAGAGCCTCGAGCTCAAGCTGAACACCGTGCCTTCGAGCCGCGGCGACTTCGCCTTCACGACCGTCACCTTCGGGCAGTGGTCGATCACGAAGACCACGCACGAGGAGCGCAAGTGGCTCGAGGCGATCGACGAGACGCTGCTGCGCACGCGCCGCAACGGCCACGGCAAAAACCACCAGCCGGTGGTCTTCCCGAAGCTGGTCTACCTCTACGACGAGAACCAGGTGAAGAACGACGACTCGGGCTACAGCCAGAAGCTCTACGAGGAGGGCATCCGCACCTCCGCGCAGTGCATGTACCCCGACTGGCTCTCGCTCTCCTCGAAGTACGGCACCGTCTCGCACGAGTTCCAGACCCACGGCGAGATCATCAGCCCGATGGGCTGCCGCGCCTACCTCTCGCCCTGGGCGAACGAGAAGGGCGAGTACATCTCGGTCGGCCGCTGCAACATCGGCGCGGTCTCGATCAACTTCCCGCTCATCATCAAGTACACGCAGGTGAACTACCCCGACTCCTGGCGCGAGCGCTTCTGGGTCGAGCTCGACCAGAGGCTCGAGGTGATCCGCGCGTTCCTGAAGAAGCGCTATGACGTGATCCGCCACCAGAAGTGCTCCTCGAACCCGCTCGCCTTCACGCAGGGCGGCTTCTACGAGGGCACGAAGGACCCGGACGACGAGGTGGGAGACCTCGTGCGCTACATGACCGCCTCCTTCGGCGTGGCCGCGCTCGACGAGTCCACGTACCTGTGGACCGGCCGCCGCCTGGTCGAGGACGAGGGGCGCTTTGGCAGCGAGATCCTCAACCACTTGAAGGCCAAGATCGCGCAGTTCAAGAAGGAGGACGGCTACCTCTACGCGATCTACGGGACTCCGGCCGAGAGCTACAGCGGCACGCAGGCGCGCCAGTACGACGCCTACTGCAGGAGCGTCGGGGTCGACAATGTCTTTGCGCACACGAAGCACTACAACAAGGACTACTTCTCGAACTCCTTCCACGCGAACGTGACCGAGGACATCACCCCCTTTGAGAAGCAGGACGCGGAGTTCCGCAACTTCCACCTCTGCGAGGGCGGGCACATCCAGTACGTGCGCCTCGACAACCCCGAGAACACCGAGGCGGTGAAGGCGGTGATCGAGCGCGGCATGGAAGACGGCTTCTACCAGGGCGTGAACTTCGACGCGGCGTACTGCCACGACTGCGGGACGCACTCGACCAACGTGCTCAACGTCTGCCCGCACTGCGGCAGCCGCAACATCACGGTGATCTCGCGCGTGTGCGGCTACCTCGGCTACACGAACGTGAACGGGAAGTCGCGCATGAACGACTCGAAGCGGCTCGAGATCTCGCAGCGCGTCTCGATGTGA
- the nrdG gene encoding anaerobic ribonucleoside-triphosphate reductase activating protein, which yields MNYVGFSKFDTANGPGVRVSLFVAGCTVRCKGCFNPESWDFRAGKPFTGETLEELLTGLRSPYVRGLSILGGDPFEKENMPQVLAIAQAVRREFGTTKDIWIWSGRTREVLERDPSARAILSVADVLVDGPFVEKLKVTEKGHWFGSTNQRVIRLRPEAD from the coding sequence ATGAACTACGTGGGCTTCAGCAAATTCGACACCGCCAACGGCCCGGGCGTGCGCGTCTCGCTTTTCGTGGCGGGCTGCACCGTCCGCTGCAAGGGGTGCTTCAATCCCGAGTCCTGGGACTTCCGGGCCGGAAAGCCCTTTACCGGGGAGACGCTCGAAGAGCTGCTCACAGGCCTTCGCAGCCCCTACGTGCGGGGGCTGTCGATCCTGGGCGGCGACCCCTTTGAGAAAGAGAACATGCCGCAGGTCCTCGCGATCGCGCAGGCCGTGCGCCGCGAGTTCGGCACGACTAAGGACATCTGGATCTGGAGCGGGCGCACGCGCGAGGTGCTCGAGCGCGATCCCTCCGCCCGCGCGATCCTGTCCGTGGCCGACGTGCTGGTGGACGGCCCCTTCGTGGAAAAGCTCAAAGTCACCGAAAAGGGGCACTGGTTCGGAAGCACCAACCAGCGGGTGATCAGGTTGCGGCCGGAGGCGGACTGA